One Burkholderia thailandensis E264 genomic window carries:
- a CDS encoding acyl-CoA dehydrogenase family protein, with translation MDFSPSARCRELSERVARFMRDEIAPVEARYVEQLTGGADWRRWRQPDVMETLKAKARAAGLWNLFLPEAEHGGAGLSNAEYAPLAELMGHSLIAPEAFNCNAPDTGNMEVLARYGSPEQRRRWLEPLLAGEIRSAFCMTEPEVASSDATNMQATARIEGDEVVLNGRKWWSTGIGHPLARVVIFMGLTDPQAEPHRRHTMVLCPLDAPGVKIERMLPVFNAYDEPSGHGEVSFTNVRLPASNVILGPGRGFEIAQGRLGPGRIHHCMRALGAAEKALALLCARATTRDAFGKPLVKLGGNGDIVANLRMAIEQARLLTLKAAWTIDTQGVKAALSLISQIKVVVPAVAQQAADAAIQIHGGAGLSNDFPLAALYAYARVLRIADGPDEVHRAVVAKLEVKRQLAAAEAA, from the coding sequence CGACTGGCGCCGCTGGCGTCAGCCCGACGTGATGGAAACGCTGAAGGCGAAGGCGCGGGCGGCCGGCCTCTGGAACCTGTTCCTGCCCGAGGCCGAGCATGGCGGCGCGGGGCTGTCGAACGCCGAGTACGCGCCGCTCGCCGAGCTGATGGGGCACTCGTTGATCGCGCCCGAAGCGTTCAACTGCAACGCGCCCGACACCGGCAACATGGAGGTGCTCGCGCGCTACGGCTCGCCCGAGCAGCGCCGCCGCTGGCTCGAGCCGCTGCTCGCGGGCGAGATCCGCTCGGCGTTCTGCATGACGGAGCCGGAGGTGGCTTCGTCGGACGCGACGAACATGCAGGCGACGGCCAGGATCGAAGGCGACGAAGTCGTGCTGAACGGCCGCAAGTGGTGGTCGACCGGCATCGGCCATCCGCTCGCGCGCGTCGTGATCTTCATGGGGCTCACCGATCCGCAGGCGGAGCCGCATCGCCGGCACACGATGGTGCTGTGTCCGCTCGACGCGCCCGGCGTGAAGATCGAGCGGATGCTGCCGGTGTTCAATGCGTACGACGAGCCTTCGGGCCACGGCGAAGTCAGCTTCACGAATGTGCGGCTGCCGGCGTCGAATGTGATCCTCGGGCCGGGACGCGGCTTCGAGATCGCGCAGGGCCGGCTCGGCCCAGGCCGCATCCACCACTGCATGCGCGCGCTCGGCGCGGCGGAGAAGGCGCTCGCGCTGCTGTGCGCGCGCGCGACGACGCGCGACGCGTTCGGCAAGCCGCTCGTCAAGCTCGGCGGCAACGGCGACATCGTCGCGAACCTGCGCATGGCGATCGAGCAGGCGCGCCTGCTGACGCTGAAGGCCGCGTGGACGATCGACACGCAGGGCGTGAAGGCGGCGCTTTCGCTGATTTCGCAGATCAAGGTGGTCGTGCCCGCGGTCGCGCAGCAGGCGGCCGACGCGGCGATCCAGATTCACGGCGGCGCGGGCCTGTCGAACGATTTTCCGCTCGCCGCGCTGTACGCGTATGCGCGCGTGCTGCGGATCGCGGACGGGCCGGACGAGGTGCATCGCGCGGTCGTCGCGAAGCTCGAGGTGAAGCGGCAGCTCGCCGCGGCGGAGGCGGCATGA
- a CDS encoding phosphotransferase family protein has protein sequence MSVRLDEARDVRDEDRLDAARLDAYLKSRIPGLSGEPSIRQFHGGASNLTYLIGYGDREMVLRRPPAGAKAGAAHDMLREAAVMAALAPDYRYVPAILARCDDPAVLGNEFYVMERIAGVILRRELPAGLKLDRAGARRLCERFVDRLIELHAIDASRPEIAALGKGEGYVARQLSGWGERWRKALTDGTNPCDDVLAWLERHRPAGERRICVIHNDYRFDNVVLDAADPLSIVGVLDWEMATLGDPLMDLGGSLAYWAQADDDPAFVAMRRQPTHADGMMTRRELVEYYGARTGLDVGGFVFYEVFGLFRLMAIAQQIYRRFVLGHTTNEQFAGLGAVVRYLGERCRRVIGAAGGAR, from the coding sequence ATGAGCGTGCGCCTCGACGAAGCGCGCGACGTGCGCGACGAAGACCGGCTCGACGCGGCGAGGCTCGACGCATACCTGAAGTCGCGCATTCCCGGATTGAGCGGCGAGCCGAGCATCCGGCAGTTCCACGGCGGCGCGTCGAATCTGACCTATCTGATCGGCTACGGCGATCGCGAGATGGTGCTCAGGCGCCCGCCCGCGGGCGCGAAGGCGGGCGCCGCGCACGACATGCTGCGCGAGGCGGCGGTGATGGCGGCGCTTGCGCCCGATTACCGCTACGTGCCGGCGATCCTCGCGCGCTGCGACGATCCGGCGGTGCTCGGCAACGAGTTCTACGTGATGGAGCGCATCGCCGGCGTGATTCTGCGGCGCGAGCTGCCCGCCGGGCTGAAGCTCGACCGCGCGGGCGCGCGCAGGCTGTGCGAGCGCTTCGTCGATCGGCTGATCGAGCTGCACGCGATCGATGCGTCGCGCCCGGAGATCGCGGCGCTCGGCAAGGGAGAAGGCTACGTCGCGCGGCAGTTGAGCGGCTGGGGCGAGCGCTGGCGCAAGGCGCTCACCGACGGCACGAACCCGTGCGACGACGTGCTCGCGTGGCTCGAGCGCCATCGCCCGGCGGGCGAGCGCCGCATCTGCGTGATCCACAACGACTATCGCTTCGACAACGTCGTGCTCGATGCGGCCGATCCGTTGTCGATCGTCGGCGTGCTCGACTGGGAGATGGCGACGCTCGGCGATCCGCTGATGGACCTCGGCGGCTCGCTCGCCTACTGGGCGCAGGCCGATGACGATCCCGCGTTCGTCGCGATGCGCCGCCAGCCGACGCACGCGGACGGGATGATGACGCGCCGCGAGCTGGTCGAATACTACGGCGCGCGCACGGGGCTCGACGTCGGCGGCTTCGTGTTCTACGAAGTGTTCGGCCTGTTCCGGCTGATGGCGATCGCGCAGCAGATCTACCGGCGCTTCGTGCTCGGCCACACGACGAACGAACAGTTCGCGGGCCTCGGCGCGGTCGTGCGCTATCTCGGCGAGCGCTGCCGGCGCGTGATCGGGGCGGCCGGGGGCGCGCGATGA
- a CDS encoding histidine phosphatase family protein, with amino-acid sequence MTELFLIRHAQASFDAADYDCLSPLGDEQSARLGAWMARGARRPGLIATGTLRRHAQTADGCARAAGVDAPRLALAGLDELDADELIARHRPALASRDALLRAMAAETDPRRAFQALFAAAVARWTGGAHDGEYGCAWPEFRARTLAAWDALAAQPAREIWAFTSGGPIGVIVAALFGVPVERSFELAWPLVNTSVTRIKIGRGGARVTTYNGWPHLDGEHGERLVTHR; translated from the coding sequence ATGACCGAGCTGTTCCTGATCCGCCACGCGCAGGCGAGCTTCGATGCGGCCGACTACGATTGCCTGTCGCCGCTCGGCGACGAGCAATCGGCGCGGCTCGGCGCGTGGATGGCGCGCGGCGCGCGGCGGCCCGGGCTGATCGCCACCGGCACGCTGCGCCGCCACGCGCAGACGGCCGACGGCTGCGCGCGCGCGGCGGGCGTCGATGCGCCGCGGCTCGCGCTCGCGGGCCTCGACGAGCTCGACGCCGACGAGTTGATCGCGCGCCATCGGCCTGCGCTCGCGTCGCGCGACGCGCTGCTGCGCGCGATGGCGGCCGAAACCGATCCGCGCCGCGCGTTCCAGGCGCTGTTCGCGGCGGCTGTGGCGCGCTGGACGGGCGGCGCGCACGACGGCGAGTACGGCTGCGCGTGGCCCGAATTTCGCGCGCGCACGCTCGCCGCGTGGGACGCGCTCGCGGCGCAACCGGCGCGCGAGATCTGGGCGTTCACGTCGGGCGGGCCGATCGGCGTGATCGTCGCGGCGCTGTTCGGCGTGCCCGTCGAGCGCAGCTTCGAGCTCGCGTGGCCGCTCGTCAACACGAGCGTGACCCGGATCAAGATCGGCCGCGGCGGCGCGCGCGTGACGACCTACAACGGCTGGCCGCACCTCGACGGCGAGCACGGCGAGCGGCTCGTCACGCACCGCTGA
- a CDS encoding SDR family oxidoreductase has protein sequence MTAPNLFDLSGKIAVVTGGSRGIGAEAAKLLGAFGAHVVVTSRRIDDCRAIANEIVAAGGSAEAAACHIGELDQIDALFAALEDRHGRLDVLVNNAATNPYYGPIVDTDLGAFQKTVDVNIRGYFFMSSRGAKLMGKGGGGSIVNVASVNGVIPGYGQGIYSITKAAVISMTKAFAIECAASGVRCNALLPGLTDTKFASALTQTPDVLKQVLAHVPMRRAAQPTEMAGAVLYLASAASSYTTGTVLNVDGGYLSA, from the coding sequence ATGACCGCACCCAACCTGTTCGACCTGTCCGGCAAGATCGCCGTCGTCACCGGCGGCAGCCGCGGCATCGGCGCCGAGGCCGCGAAGCTGCTCGGCGCATTCGGCGCGCACGTGGTCGTCACGAGCCGGCGCATCGACGATTGCCGCGCGATCGCGAACGAGATCGTCGCGGCGGGCGGCTCGGCCGAGGCGGCCGCGTGCCACATCGGCGAGCTCGACCAGATCGATGCGCTGTTCGCCGCGCTCGAAGACCGGCACGGGCGGCTCGACGTGCTAGTCAACAACGCGGCGACCAACCCGTACTACGGGCCGATCGTCGATACGGATCTCGGCGCGTTCCAGAAGACCGTCGACGTGAACATCCGCGGCTACTTCTTCATGTCGAGCCGCGGCGCGAAGCTGATGGGCAAGGGCGGCGGCGGATCGATCGTCAACGTCGCATCGGTGAACGGCGTGATTCCCGGCTACGGGCAGGGCATCTACTCGATCACGAAGGCGGCGGTGATCTCGATGACGAAGGCGTTCGCGATCGAATGCGCGGCGAGCGGCGTGCGCTGCAACGCGCTGCTGCCGGGCCTGACCGACACGAAGTTCGCGTCGGCGCTCACGCAGACGCCCGACGTGCTCAAGCAGGTGCTCGCGCACGTGCCGATGCGGCGCGCCGCGCAGCCGACTGAGATGGCGGGCGCGGTGCTGTATCTGGCGTCGGCGGCGTCGAGCTATACGACGGGGACGGTGCTGAACGTCGACGGCGGGTATCTGTCGGCTTGA
- a CDS encoding SDR family oxidoreductase: MTKNLAPRLAGKRAFITGAAGGLGRAIARRMAEQGAKVFLTDIVDAAVLDAFAAELNDAAGERVAWAAVHDVTDEAQWASRLSQANDAMGGLSVLVHNAGIGSFGAVGQIERDEWRRVMAINVESIVLGTKRALPYLEAGAPASIVNISSVAAFKQEPDYTAYNASKAAVASLTKSIAVDCARRQTEVRCNSIHPSFIMTGIVAPIVRQVGEKEAARKLARGVPMRRLGEPDDVAYAAVYLASDESRYVTGAELVIDGGMCAV; this comes from the coding sequence ATGACGAAGAATCTGGCGCCGCGTCTTGCCGGCAAGCGCGCATTCATCACCGGCGCGGCGGGCGGCCTTGGGCGCGCGATCGCGCGTCGGATGGCGGAACAGGGCGCGAAGGTGTTCTTGACCGACATCGTCGACGCGGCCGTGCTCGACGCGTTCGCGGCCGAGCTCAACGATGCGGCGGGTGAGCGCGTCGCGTGGGCGGCCGTGCATGACGTCACCGACGAAGCGCAGTGGGCGTCGCGGCTTTCGCAGGCGAACGACGCGATGGGCGGGCTGTCGGTGCTCGTGCACAACGCGGGCATCGGCTCGTTCGGCGCCGTCGGGCAGATCGAGCGCGACGAATGGCGGCGCGTGATGGCGATCAACGTCGAGAGCATCGTGCTCGGCACGAAGCGCGCGCTGCCGTATCTGGAGGCGGGCGCGCCCGCGTCGATCGTCAACATCTCGTCGGTCGCCGCGTTCAAGCAGGAGCCCGACTACACCGCGTACAACGCGTCGAAGGCGGCGGTCGCTTCGCTGACGAAGTCGATCGCGGTCGACTGCGCGCGCCGGCAGACCGAGGTGCGCTGCAACTCGATCCATCCGTCGTTCATCATGACGGGCATCGTCGCGCCGATCGTCCGGCAGGTCGGCGAGAAGGAGGCGGCGCGCAAGCTCGCGCGCGGCGTGCCGATGCGCCGGCTCGGCGAGCCGGACGATGTCGCGTATGCGGCCGTCTATC